The following nucleotide sequence is from Mucilaginibacter sp. cycad4.
TGCTTCATCTTCGGTGAGGTTATTGCTTAGGATCTCCTTAGTTTTAAACTCGGCATCCATTTTTGAAAGGGTTGCAAGGCCTTCTTCGCTGATGCGGATATCCACGGCGCGCCTGTCTTTATTATTGGTGCAGCGTGACACCAGGCCTTTTTGAACAAGGCGGTCAACAATGCGCGATGCATCCGACATTTTATCAATCATCCTTTCCTTCAGCAAATTTATGGTAGCTGGTTTTGGATATTGGCCGCGCAGGATGCGCAGTATATTGAACTGCTGCTGGGTAATATTATGTTTTTCAAAATGGCAACGAAAATAATTAGCCAGCCAACCTTGCGTGTATGCCACGTTAATGGCTACTTTGTGGTAGTTGTCTTCAAAATTGGTACTTTGTATTTCGTCTTCTATTCGCATAATAGTAGTAATGAATGGGATGCAAATATGTTTAATTATTTTTAATTTAACATTGATTTATTTAGCGCTATCATCTGATTCAGTGTTATTTCCAAACAATTTTACCTTGCCATAACCCCAGGGACAATGCAGGCACTTGTTTTTACAGCAATAGCCCCGCTTTAAATGGTATGCTTCCGTAAAAACAAAATTGCCGTCTTTGTTGATATAATAATCAATGCCTTCCTGCAACATCAGTTCAGAATTTTTACAAAGATATCATCTTTAAAATAAGCTTTCAGATGATCGCCCTTACCGTGAAGTGTCCACACCTGTTTGGGTTTGGTATCGACGATGGTTTGCAGGATATCGTTCCAGTCCACATGGTCGGATATAAAGAGGGTATCCTGGCTGTTAACCTGCAGGTTTTTCCATCCCGATGCAAAAAGGCGTTTTACTCCCGTGGCCCTGATGTAGCTGTCGAAAGTAAAAGGCGGCACAATATAAACAAACTCATCCTGCACCTTCATCAGTTTGCGCCCGTAAATTTGATACTTGCCGGGGTGGAAGCCCATCTGTTCATAAATGGCATTGATGGGCATTATTTTATGGTGTACCAGGATCTTTTTTTGCGGAACATGTTCGGTAATGAGATTGATCAACCGCTGGCTTTTACCCAGTGCATACGCACCAAGCAAAATGTTGCTTTTGATATCATTGATCTTGCGGATTTCGGCAACAGGATCGGGATGGATAATCGCCGGATTGGCAAAGGTGCTTTCGGTGATCAGCACATCGGTGGTAACCCATTCAATAGGTTCGCAGGTGGCATCGGGCTGTAGTTTATAATCGCCGGTGTATAAATACCTTGAGCCTTCATACTCCATCAGTATTTGTGCCGAACCAAGCATATGCCCCGCCGGGATCAGTGTTACCGTAACCCTGCCCACCTCAAACGGCTGGTTAAAAGCCGCGATATTAAAAACTTTAGCAGCGGTACGGTCATACCTTAGCTGCATAATGCTTGCTGTGGCACGGGTGCAGTAAACGTTGTTGTTACCGCTTATGGCATGATCGGCATGGGCATGGGATATTACGGCAGTTTTTACAGGCAGTTGAGGGTCGATATAAAAGTCGCCGTATTTGCAGTACAGCCCTTTTTCGTCAAAAGAAACAAAATCGTCAAGTATCATTAATTGCGGGCAAGCGATAAGTACAGTTCATGCAGGGCCAGTACCTGGGGTATAACCAGCTGTTTACCGTCGTTTATAATTACATCATTGGCCAGTTTCAGTTTTTCATCCTGCGATAGCTGGCGGGCCTCGCGGTTTTCAACATCGGCCCGGCTAATGCCGTCGCGCTCCATAACACGGGCAATGCGGGCTTCAAGCGGAGCGGTGATCATAATGGCCCTGTCGCACATTTTGTATGAACCGCTTTCAAATAAAATGGCTGCTTCGCGGATTACATAAGGGGCATCCTTGTGCAGCTGATCAAACCTATCAAAAGCCCTGAACACGGCAGGATGTACCAGGGCGTTAAGTTTTTCAAGTTCGGCTTTATTGTTAAAAACTATTCCCGATATATACTTGCGGTTCAGGCTGCCATCATCAAAATAGGCCTGTGCGCCAAAAGCTTGTTTAATACCTTCAATAAGCAGCCTATCGGTAACCATTACTTTTTTAGCTTCATCATCGGCATAAAAAACAGGGATGCCAAGCAGCTCAAATACCTGGGCCACGGTTGTTTTGCCGCTGCCTATATTACCGGTTAAACCTATTTTAAGCATTATTTTTTTATGTAGAAGTCAATATTGGCAGGAAACACCCTTACAACTTTACAAAAGGGCGGCATATGGATAAGTTTTACCGGCAAGGCTGTATAACCCTTATCGCGCCAAAGGTTAAGATCGGCAACGGCTTCAAACAGGTCTTCATCAATATCGGCATACCGGGTTAAGGATGTGGTAAAGGTTACTTTAATTTTTTGCGGAAATACTTTTACGTTATAATAACTGTTGTTGTTGATCAGCTTTACCGGGATCTCCAGCGTTTTTTCTGTAAATTCATCAACCGGGACAATAGCCTGTACCGAGCGGGGATAAACATTCAGGTTGCCCTCATTGCTGGGCTTTAAATTAACCCTGGTATTAATGGTTTCATTAACATTACTAAATTTAAGCGAGTCTGTTTTCCACGAAGTGATTTGCTTCAGGCGCTCAATAGGGCCGCTCACGGTTACATAAGCCGGCCGCACCGTTATATTGCCCGATACGGCAAATTGCTTTTGATAGCTAACGCCCATGGTAAGCTGCACAGGGACTTTTTTGATAAGGCGGTTACTGAAATCAAAATAAAGCGTATCAGGGTCAATGGATAAGATCCGGTTGGCCGGGTCTTTCCCTATGTTGATCTGCTTAAGTTGCGTGCTGTCAATAACCACATAATTTCGGGTTTCGAGCGAGCGGAGGTCAACAGTTAGCGGCTTATTATCGCTGTTGATCCTGGAGAACAGCATTTGCCAGCCGGTACCCTGTATGGTTGCATCCACAGTATCAGGCTGCAGCGAATGAAAAGCCCGCCTTTGCGGAGCATTTTTAAAAGTTAAAACCTTTTTTACCCTGTAAGGAAGAGGATCGGAAAGCGTAGTAAAAATCCAGGCAATGATGGCCAGCGACAAACAGGTAAAAAATACCGAGAGCCGCCTGCGTTCTGTTGCCGATAATTTTACTATTGCCATATTTAAGGTTAAAGGCGAAAGGTTAAAGGTGAAAGGTCAAGCACTTTCATGCGTTCCTTTTCCTTTAACCTTTCGTCATTGTTTATTTTATCTGGGTAAAGGTTTCTGGTATCAAGCGACCGGCTTCTGCCTTTCGCCTTTTACCTTTAACCTTTCGCCTTAAAAGAATTAAGCTTTTTTCTCAACCGCCGGGGTGTTCAATGCCTTTGAAGCCTCAAGTGATATGGCCGATTTGTCAAAGCGGATTTTACCGTTTTCAACCTCAACCAAAAATGTAGCATCGTTCAAATCAATGATACGGCCATGGATACCGGCTGTGGTTATAACCCTGTCGCCTTTTTTTAGTTCTTCAACGTATTTCTTTTGATCTTTTTGCTTTTTAACCTGCGGGCGGATCATAAAAAAATAAAATACCACGATGATCAGTACCATTGGCACCAATGAACCGTAGCTGCCTAAGCCGCCGCCTGCTGAGGCTTGTAATAAAATAGTAGCTATCATTTGTTTAAATTAATTGTTATTTTTTTAAAACCTCGCCAATTAAATGTACCATAGTTTCGGCGGGCTGGGTGTTTGCTGTAACGGTTATTTGTTTATCCTGTAAACCGCTTTTGCCTGCGCTGTTAAAAGTAACGCTGATCACGCCGCTTTCGCCGGGTTTAACTGGTGCTTTTGGCCAGGTAGGGGTAGTACAGCCGCAGGTAGCACGCGCGTTGGTAATAATTAACGGCGATTTACCGGTATTGGTGAACTTGAAATCGTACGATACCTTGTCGCCTTCTTTGATCTTGCCGAAATCGTGGCTTTCTTTTTCAAATTTAGCTACCGGTGCATTGGCTGCACTTGCCGCGCTATCAGCGGTAGTTGTTGATGAATTACCGGCTGTGCTGCTGTTGCAGGCCGATAATAACACGCCCGCTGCTACTAAGCTTAAAAATAGTTTTTTCATTTTTTAATATTATTCTATTAAGCCACGGCCTATCTTTTTGATCTTGTTTTCGGCTTTAAGCTCTATTAAAATCTTGTCCAAGATACCGTTTATAAATGAATTACTCTTAGGCGTGCTAAACTCTTTTGATATTTCAAGGTACTCGTTTATAGTAACCTTAACCGGGATAGAATTGAAGTTAATAAACTCGGTTATAGCCATTTTCATTAACAGGGTATCCATCATGGCAATACGCTCCGGCTCCCAGTTTTGGGTTTTGGCGGCTATCAGCTCATGGTAAGCCTCATTGTACCTGATGCTTTGCTGAAACAGGTTTACCACAAACTCGCGGTCTTCAACCCAGTTACCGGTAATTTCGGCAAGCTGGTTAAGCTTGTAATCATCATGCGAAAAGTTTTTGAACGTTTTGGCAATAAGCGCCTGGAGCACATCTTTATCAACAGGCCAAAAAATAAACCTGTCTTCAAAAACCTGCTCGGCTAATGACGATTTAAGGATAACCTTTTTGAAAATGAATTTAATGATATCCTTGTCTGTTTGCAGTGTATCGCCTGTTTTGGCAAGATACTCGGCATACTCGGGTGAGTTTTTAAGGATAATAAAAAGAGATTTTGCAAGTTCGGGCTCAAAGGTCCAGTCAACTTTGTACTTTTTCCAGGCTGTAATGTATTCCTTATTATCATTCAGGCTCAGGATAAACCTGTTAGTGAGTATTTTAAGGTTTGCATTTAAGTCATCGGCGGTAGGGAGGTGTTTGTTGGCGCGTTCCTGCGCGTCATTCGCGGCAAAGCTTACTACTTCATTAATTAATGATAGCATCCAGATATACATTTCGTAAACCTGGTCAATGCTGCTTAGCATATTTTTCTCGAATAGCTTAACATCTTTCGTATCTGATTGATGATACGCGTACAGTGCCTGTAATACCTTTACCCGGAGGTGCCTTCTGTTTAACATTTTTGTAAGAACGATTTGGTTTGCTTATGCAAACGGTTTATATAAAAATTAATTGTTTTAATAGGATGATTTTACTTTCCTGATGTCTTCAATGCGTTTTTCGGCTATTTTATTGGCTGCGCTAATGGTTGGAATGTTTTCGGCCTTTGACAGCTTTAAGACATTGCGTGTAGCTTCGTAAATATTTTCTGTAAGCTGTAAGGTACGCTTTTTATTGAAATTCATCAACTCCGAATAACCGGTGATAATACCGCCTGCATTGATCACATAATCGGGGGCAAAAAGTACACCTTTATCAAGCAGCATTTGCCCGTGCACGTTTTCGTCAAGCAGCTGGTTATTGGCCGAGCCGGCTATAATGCCGCACTTTAATTTGGCAATGGTTTGTGTATTCACCGTACCGCCCATGGCGCATGGTGCATAAATATCGGCATCGATATCAAAAATATTATTGTTTGATACCGGCTGTGCGCCATATTTTTTGGAGATCTGGCTTACGCGCTCTTCGTTAATATCGCTGGCGTAAACTTTTACGTTTTCGTCCCTCAGCAGGCGTACCAGGTTTTCGCCCACGTGGCCAATACCCTGTACAATAACCGATTTACCGGTTAAACTATCGCTGCCGTACATTTCCCTTACGCAAGCCTTAATGCCCATCAAAACGCCCAAAGCTGTAATAGGCGATGGGTCGCCGCTGCCGCCAATATTTTCGGGGGCACCGGTAACGTGATTGGTTT
It contains:
- a CDS encoding DUF5522 domain-containing protein, with the translated sequence MLQEGIDYYINKDGNFVFTEAYHLKRGYCCKNKCLHCPWGYGKVKLFGNNTESDDSAK
- a CDS encoding DUF1573 domain-containing protein, which produces MKKLFLSLVAAGVLLSACNSSTAGNSSTTTADSAASAANAPVAKFEKESHDFGKIKEGDKVSYDFKFTNTGKSPLIITNARATCGCTTPTWPKAPVKPGESGVISVTFNSAGKSGLQDKQITVTANTQPAETMVHLIGEVLKK
- a CDS encoding YbbR-like domain-containing protein, yielding MAIVKLSATERRRLSVFFTCLSLAIIAWIFTTLSDPLPYRVKKVLTFKNAPQRRAFHSLQPDTVDATIQGTGWQMLFSRINSDNKPLTVDLRSLETRNYVVIDSTQLKQINIGKDPANRILSIDPDTLYFDFSNRLIKKVPVQLTMGVSYQKQFAVSGNITVRPAYVTVSGPIERLKQITSWKTDSLKFSNVNETINTRVNLKPSNEGNLNVYPRSVQAIVPVDEFTEKTLEIPVKLINNNSYYNVKVFPQKIKVTFTTSLTRYADIDEDLFEAVADLNLWRDKGYTALPVKLIHMPPFCKVVRVFPANIDFYIKK
- the coaE gene encoding dephospho-CoA kinase (Dephospho-CoA kinase (CoaE) performs the final step in coenzyme A biosynthesis.), which gives rise to MLKIGLTGNIGSGKTTVAQVFELLGIPVFYADDEAKKVMVTDRLLIEGIKQAFGAQAYFDDGSLNRKYISGIVFNNKAELEKLNALVHPAVFRAFDRFDQLHKDAPYVIREAAILFESGSYKMCDRAIMITAPLEARIARVMERDGISRADVENREARQLSQDEKLKLANDVIINDGKQLVIPQVLALHELYLSLARN
- a CDS encoding Glu/Leu/Phe/Val dehydrogenase, with product MPEQHPPESIFSQLDAFGHKKVVFCTDPDTNLKAIIAIHNTTLGPAFGGVRMWAYKTEGDALNDVLRLAKSMTYKAAIAGLNLGGGYSVIIGDSRQDKNEALLRKFGRFIKNLNGEFIAAEDVGTNPRDMEYIKMETNHVTGAPENIGGSGDPSPITALGVLMGIKACVREMYGSDSLTGKSVIVQGIGHVGENLVRLLRDENVKVYASDINEERVSQISKKYGAQPVSNNNIFDIDADIYAPCAMGGTVNTQTIAKLKCGIIAGSANNQLLDENVHGQMLLDKGVLFAPDYVINAGGIITGYSELMNFNKKRTLQLTENIYEATRNVLKLSKAENIPTISAANKIAEKRIEDIRKVKSSY
- a CDS encoding MBL fold metallo-hydrolase codes for the protein MILDDFVSFDEKGLYCKYGDFYIDPQLPVKTAVISHAHADHAISGNNNVYCTRATASIMQLRYDRTAAKVFNIAAFNQPFEVGRVTVTLIPAGHMLGSAQILMEYEGSRYLYTGDYKLQPDATCEPIEWVTTDVLITESTFANPAIIHPDPVAEIRKINDIKSNILLGAYALGKSQRLINLITEHVPQKKILVHHKIMPINAIYEQMGFHPGKYQIYGRKLMKVQDEFVYIVPPFTFDSYIRATGVKRLFASGWKNLQVNSQDTLFISDHVDWNDILQTIVDTKPKQVWTLHGKGDHLKAYFKDDIFVKILN
- a CDS encoding MarR family winged helix-turn-helix transcriptional regulator produces the protein MRIEDEIQSTNFEDNYHKVAINVAYTQGWLANYFRCHFEKHNITQQQFNILRILRGQYPKPATINLLKERMIDKMSDASRIVDRLVQKGLVSRCTNNKDRRAVDIRISEEGLATLSKMDAEFKTKEILSNNLTEDEAATLSDLLDKMRG
- the nusB gene encoding transcription antitermination factor NusB; translation: MLNRRHLRVKVLQALYAYHQSDTKDVKLFEKNMLSSIDQVYEMYIWMLSLINEVVSFAANDAQERANKHLPTADDLNANLKILTNRFILSLNDNKEYITAWKKYKVDWTFEPELAKSLFIILKNSPEYAEYLAKTGDTLQTDKDIIKFIFKKVILKSSLAEQVFEDRFIFWPVDKDVLQALIAKTFKNFSHDDYKLNQLAEITGNWVEDREFVVNLFQQSIRYNEAYHELIAAKTQNWEPERIAMMDTLLMKMAITEFINFNSIPVKVTINEYLEISKEFSTPKSNSFINGILDKILIELKAENKIKKIGRGLIE
- the yajC gene encoding preprotein translocase subunit YajC — translated: MIATILLQASAGGGLGSYGSLVPMVLIIVVFYFFMIRPQVKKQKDQKKYVEELKKGDRVITTAGIHGRIIDLNDATFLVEVENGKIRFDKSAISLEASKALNTPAVEKKA